The Plasmodium reichenowi strain SY57 chromosome Unknown, whole genome shotgun sequence DNA segment CAATAAATGCAAAAATATGGTTGCactaaaaaaatatatttacataatgggaaaaataattgtgtattataatacaagcgtataataatatattaaatatatgtaatgattttaataaaataaaattaagtattttatatatgaatttttttagttatatttttaatcataaaataatttaagtATCACATTAAATATGAAACTGAAGTACtctaaaatattattatttttcattctattaaatatattggTAACATTATATCAAGTACGaatcaaatatttttaaatatatatatatatgtaaagttttattatttatacaaatatacaatatccatatttattataaatatataaaatcatAAACTACAACTAAACATCGCATATATATGTCACCATTTTTTATAGGTAAGTTCCCCTCAAAAAAATCCATCCATCATAACAACACATCATACAGCAACTACTATATCACGAGTAATAAGCGAAGGTGACACACAATCGTCAAtttatgataatgatgCGGATATCAAATCAGTGAAAGAAAATTTTGATAGACAAACTTCACAACGTTTTGAAGAATACAAAGAACGTGTGAAAGATAAACGCCAAAAACGTAAAGAAGAACGTgacaaaaatatacaaaacATTATTGATAAAGATAAAAGGGAAAAATCATTAGAAGAGAAAATAGAAAAAGGTTGTCTTAGGTGTGGATGTGGGCTAGGAGGTGTTGCTGCAAGTGTTGGATTATTCGGGGGATTGGGTACCTATGGCTGGGAAATGTCTGCTACTGCTGCGGCTATAGCTAAGGTTGCTGCGGACGCTAAAGCCGCTGGTGATGCTGCAGGTGTGAATGCACTAATTGAAAAGTTAAAAGAAACATTCGGTATAGAGGAATTATGGGGTAGTTCATTGGCAGATGCCGTTACTACAGAAAACTACTTTGATGCGGCTATAATTGTTGATGGTGTCAAACAACAATATGAATTATTGTGCAAGCCACTCTCAACATGTGACGTATATTCGAGACCTTACTTTTACAAAAGTATGCCAAGAGATGAAGGTACACTAAATGTAGTAAAAGGTGCAAAAATGCTTGTTGAAGAAGCTGTGAAAGAAGCTACTAAAGTAACTACTGAGTTTACTGGAACTGAAACAGCAGTTGAAAGTTCACATTTATACAGTGCTATTGGCTACTCCGTCCTTGTCATATTGATTATTGTTTTAg contains these protein-coding regions:
- a CDS encoding rifin, which codes for MKLKYSKILLFFILLNILVSSPQKNPSIITTHHTATTISRVISEGDTQSSIYDNDADIKSVKENFDRQTSQRFEEYKERVKDKRQKRKEERDKNIQNIIDKDKREKSLEEKIEKGCLRCGCGLGGVAASVGLFGGLGTYGWEMSATAAAIAKVAADAKAAGDAAGVNALIEKLKETFGIEELWGSSLADAVTTENYFDAAIIVDGVKQQYELLCKPLSTCDVYSRPYFYKSMPRDEGTLNVVKGAKMLVEEAVKEATKVTTEFTGTETAVESSHLYSAIGYSVLVILIIVLVMIIIYLFLRYRRKKKMNKKAQYTKLLKE